The genomic interval GCCGGGACGGAAGAATACGTTTCGTCCTACACGTCGAAGACGACGTACGCTCGCCAGCCCGTTTCGGTCTCCGCGACGTCCATCTCGGAGTACGTGACGGCCTTCAGGTCGCGGGCGTGCACGTCCGCGAGCGGGACGCCGCGCGCGCTCCCGGTGAGCCGGTAGCCGTCCGCGGTGTCGGTGACGGTGGCGGCGTTGTCCACGGGGAGGACGCCGCGCACGTCGCGTTCGTAGATGAGGCGGTCGAGGTAGTCGTAGAGCAGGCGTTCGCGCGAGTTCGCGGTCTCCGCGACCTTGAAGCGCTCGCCGCCGTCGGGAACGTCCTCGCACATCGCGGCCGCCATGCCGTCCGCGGCGGCGGCGAACGCGTCGCCGAGCGTCTCCCCGCCGGCTTCGACGGCGACGTCGGCGGTGTGTTCGCGGAGTTCGTACATCTACTCGTCGTCTGAGAGCGCGTCCGCCATGTCGCTTCCGGTGAGCCGCGAGAGTTCCTCCTGTGAGAGGCCTTCCGTGTCGTCGCCGGCGACGGCGACGCCCGTGGTGACGACGGCGCGCATCCCCTCCTCGACGGTCATGTCCACGTCCATGATGCGTTCTTCGGGGATGTGCGCGAGGAACCCGCCCATGACCGGGTTCGGGGCGAGCGGGAGGAAGAGCGTGCGGAGTGTGTCGTCGCTCGCGGCGTTCCGGAGCGGCTTCGGCGTGCGCGTGGTCTCGAACCCGAGCGTGTACGTGCCCTCGTGGGGGTACTCGACGAGCTTCACTTCCTGGAAGTTGTTCGCGTCGGATTCGAGCATCACGTCGCTCATCTGCCGGAAGCTCTTGTACACCGCGCCGATGCCGGGGACGCGCTCGACGAGTTTGTCGAAGTACGCGATGGCTTTCTGGCCGTACGAGAACGAGGCGGTGAACCCGACGGCGAAGATGACGGCGACGAGCAGGACGACGGCGGTGAGTTCGATGAGGAGCGTGGACGCGAACGGCGCGACGTCCGCCTGCAGCATCGCCTCCCGCACGGGTCGCAGCATGTCCTCGAACACGCCGATTGCGGCGGTGAGGACGTAGATGGTGATGAGGAGCGGGATGATGACGGCGACACCGGTGAGCGCCGCTTCCCGGACTTTCGCGTAGGCGTTCTCCCCGGCTTCTTGCACGCGATCCGGCGGCGGCATCGAGTCGGCGGACATGTACCTCTCCCAACGCCGCGGGGTGCCGAAAGGATTGTGGCAGGGGGACGGTGGAATTATATTCGACTACGGCGTACGCGTGGGTAGTGAGCGTCACCGTCGAGAAGCGCGTCGTTCCCCGGGGCGACGACGACTACCTCCAGGAGGCCTGGGAGTTGAAGGAGGAGATTCGGGAGGACGAAGCCCTCCTGAAGCAGCGGTGGCGGTTCTTCGCGGACGCCTACGAGCGCGCGACCGTGTACGCGTACGTCGCGGGCGACGACACGCTCGTCGGGTTCGCGGCCGCGCGCCGCGACGGCTACATCCTCTTCCTCGCGGTCTCGCCCGACTATCGCGGCGAGGGGTTCGGGGAGCGCCTCGTCGCGGCGGTTGCGGAGGACGCGGAGACCGTGTCGTGTCACGCCCGCGCGTCGAACGAGAACGCGCTCGCGTTCTACAAGCACCTCGGGTTCGAGGTGGAGCGCCGCATCGAGAACTACTACGAGGACGGCGGCACCGCGTACTACCTCCGTCTCGGGGAGCGCGGGAAGTTCCGGGACAAACTCAGCGAGTTCCTGCGGCGGTAACGACACGTCTTTTACAGCGGCCGCGGTAGGGTTCGAGAAGTATGGAGGAGCGGACGCGAGCCTACCTGCGGGGCCGGTTCCGGGACTACTACCGGAACGTGAGTCTGTCGCCGCCGCCGGGCGCGGACGACCGCGAGTGGGGGTACATCCCGTGGACGTCCGGCCCGGACACGACGATGGTTCGGCATAAGTCCCTGCTCGACCTCGGCGACCTCGACGAGTTCGCGCGCCGGGAGCGCCCGCGCCACGTCTACTTCTCCGCGGGCTACTACGACGAACCGAGCGCGAGTTCGATGGACGCGAAAACGTGGCGGGAGTCCGACCTCGTCTTCGATTTGGACGCCGACCACCTGCCGAACGTGACGCTCGGCGAGGACTCCTACGGCGAGATGCTGGCGAAGTGCAAGGACGCGCTCTACCGCCTCCTCGACTTCCTCGACCGCGACTTCGGGTTCGACGACCTCGAACTCGTGTTCTCGGGCGGCCGCGGTTACCACGTCCACGTCCGCGACCCCAGCATTCGGGGGTTGGAGCGCGAGCAGCGCCGCGAGGTCGTGGATTACGTGCTCGGGAACGGCCTCGAACTCGACTCGCTCGTTCGGGAGGAGACGGTGAGCGGCGTCGGCCTGAAGAACCCGACGACGAAGCGCACGCTCCCGACGGACGGCGGGTGGGGGCGGCGCGCGGTCGACCACATCAGCGCGTTCGTGGACGACCTCCTCGAACTCGACGAGGAGGAGGCCGTGTATCGGTTGCAGACGTTCGACGGTATCGGCGAGAAGTCCGCGCAGGCCATCTACAACGTCCTCGAAAACAACACGGCGGAGGTCAAGGCGGGGAACGTGGACGTGCATCCGGCGTTCCTGAAGCTCGCGCGGAAGCTCGTCGCGGAGGCCGTCGAAGACCAGCAGGCCGCCATCGACGAACCCGTGACGACGGACACCCACCGCCTGATTCGGTTCCCGGGCACGCTCCACGGCGGGAGCGGC from Salarchaeum japonicum carries:
- a CDS encoding archease, whose amino-acid sequence is MYELREHTADVAVEAGGETLGDAFAAAADGMAAAMCEDVPDGGERFKVAETANSRERLLYDYLDRLIYERDVRGVLPVDNAATVTDTADGYRLTGSARGVPLADVHARDLKAVTYSEMDVAETETGWRAYVVFDV
- a CDS encoding DUF502 domain-containing protein yields the protein MSADSMPPPDRVQEAGENAYAKVREAALTGVAVIIPLLITIYVLTAAIGVFEDMLRPVREAMLQADVAPFASTLLIELTAVVLLVAVIFAVGFTASFSYGQKAIAYFDKLVERVPGIGAVYKSFRQMSDVMLESDANNFQEVKLVEYPHEGTYTLGFETTRTPKPLRNAASDDTLRTLFLPLAPNPVMGGFLAHIPEERIMDVDMTVEEGMRAVVTTGVAVAGDDTEGLSQEELSRLTGSDMADALSDDE
- a CDS encoding GNAT family N-acetyltransferase: MSVTVEKRVVPRGDDDYLQEAWELKEEIREDEALLKQRWRFFADAYERATVYAYVAGDDTLVGFAAARRDGYILFLAVSPDYRGEGFGERLVAAVAEDAETVSCHARASNENALAFYKHLGFEVERRIENYYEDGGTAYYLRLGERGKFRDKLSEFLRR
- the priS gene encoding DNA primase small subunit PriS, which produces MEERTRAYLRGRFRDYYRNVSLSPPPGADDREWGYIPWTSGPDTTMVRHKSLLDLGDLDEFARRERPRHVYFSAGYYDEPSASSMDAKTWRESDLVFDLDADHLPNVTLGEDSYGEMLAKCKDALYRLLDFLDRDFGFDDLELVFSGGRGYHVHVRDPSIRGLEREQRREVVDYVLGNGLELDSLVREETVSGVGLKNPTTKRTLPTDGGWGRRAVDHISAFVDDLLELDEEEAVYRLQTFDGIGEKSAQAIYNVLENNTAEVKAGNVDVHPAFLKLARKLVAEAVEDQQAAIDEPVTTDTHRLIRFPGTLHGGSGLAVQRLSRAELDDFDPLVDAVPETFVGHDITVEATREYEFSLLGETFSVEPGVVSLPEYAGIFLMARGWAEKGQE